A region from the Cuculus canorus isolate bCucCan1 chromosome 14, bCucCan1.pri, whole genome shotgun sequence genome encodes:
- the GPX3 gene encoding glutathione peroxidase 3 — protein MGGSSRIAWILPLFLAGLVQPGQSQEREKVKCYDSVQGTIYDYGALTIDGDEYVPFRKYAGKMVLFVNVATYUGLTLQYLELNALQNELGPYGLVVLGFPSNQFGKQEPGQNSEILPALKYVRPGGGFVPNFQIFQKGDVNGAKEQKVFTFLKNSCPPVAEEFGNPKNLFWEPLRNHDIKWNFEKFLVGPDGVPIMRWYHRANIAVVKNDIIAYMRQQQQQQQQQQQEEEESQ, from the exons ATGGGGGGCTCGTCCCGCATCGCCTGGATTTTGCCCCTTTTCTTGGCTGGGCTCGTCCAGCcggggcagagccaggagagggagaag GTGAAATGCTACGACTCGGTGCAAGGCACCATCTACGACTACGGGGCCTTGACAATCGACGGGGACGAATATGTCCCCTTTAGGAAGTACGCAGGGAAGATGGTACTCTTTGTCAACGTGGCCACGTACTGAGGCCTCACCCTGCAGTACCTTG AACTGAATGCACTACAAAATGAGCTGGGACCCTATGGGCTCGTTGTCCTGGGCTTCCCCTCCAACCAATTTGGGAAGCAGGAACCGGGCCAGAACTCGGAGATCCTCCCAGCACTGAA GTACGTCCGGCCAGGGGGTGGCTTTGTCCCCAACTTCCAGATCTTCCAGAAAGGGGACGTGAACGGGGCCAAGGAGCAGAAGGTCTTCACCTTCTTGAAG AACTCCTGTCCCCCGGTGGCGGAGGAGTTTGGGAACCCCAAGAACCTCTTCTGGGAACCTCTGCGAAACCACGACATCAAATGGAACTTTGAGAAGTTCCTGGTGGGCCCTGATGGAGTGCCCATCATGCGCTGGTACCACCGTGCCAACATTGCAGTTGTGAAGAACGACATCATCGCTTacatgaggcagcagcagcagcagcagcaacagcagcaacaggaggaggaggagagccagtag